CATAATTTAATCTCGCCAATCGCTCAACCTAGCACGTAATCTCATTGCCGCTTGGCTATGAATTTGGCTAACCCTTGATTCACTGACGCCTAAAACAGCACCAATCTCTTTTAAGTTTAGTTCATCATTGTAATACAAGGATAAAACCAACTTTTCCCGTTCTGGTAAATTCTCAATTTCAGCAGCTAATTGCCCCTGAAAACCACTTTCTTCTACCAATGCATATGGAGCATTTTCACTTTCACTTTCCGCTCCATCAAAATTATTTGCGTCAGAGTCTAGCATTTCTTCATAACTAAACAGCTGCGTCGACATGGATGAATGCAACATATCATGGTATTCATCCATACCAATTCCCATATGGGCTGCAACCTCCATATCGGAAACATCTCTTCCTAACTTTGCCTCAAGCTCTTTAATGGCGTTGGTTACTGCACGTCCATTTCGACGTACAGAACGAGGAGCCCAATCAGATTTACGCACTTCATCCATAATAGAGCCACGGATACGAATACCCGCGTAGGTTTCAAAGCTCGCACCCTTGGTTGACTCAAAGCGCTTATAAGCTTCAATCAAGCCCATCATACCTGCTTGAGTCAAATCATCTATATCCACACTGTCAGGCAATCGAGCTAATAGGTGATAGGCAATTTTCTTTACCAAATACCCATACTGCTCGACAATCGCATCAATCGATAGCGTTGCCTTTTTGGTGTAGGTGTCATATCCACTTTTGGTTTGCATAAAATCGTCTGAGCAACCTTCGTCTTTAAGTAAGTTGCGCATTCAAACTGTACTACATAGTTTGGCGCAACGCTTTCTGAAATAACATAATTTTACTAACTACCATACTTTAGTGACCCAAAAAGGTGGTTGTAGTGTTCTGCTGTATACACAGCACGACTAATTAAATTATGTGCTCGAGCTGGTTCAATATCATCTGGGATACGTTGACCATCAGCCAAATATACTACAGGTAAACCTTCTTCAATGACCACACTTATTGCCTCGCCTAAGGAAGCAGACTCGTCAAGTTTACTTAATACACAACCATCCAACTGCACTTGAGAGTAAACATCCACTACAGTTTTCAACACTTGGCGCTGGCTGGTACAAGGTAATACTAATAATTTTTTTAAGCTTGCACGGGCTCGTTTCATCATGAGCAATTGACGCTCAAGATTCGAATCGCGAGGGTTCATCCCTGCAGTATCCACCAAGACTAAGGAATAATGAGCGTATTTGGCCAAGACTTCGTTTAAATCCGAATACTCGTTTACCACCTCAACAGGAACGTTCAAAATGCGTCCAAAAGTACGCAACTGCTCATGAGCCGCTATTCGATAGGTATCTGTGGTAATTAACACCACACCTTCAGGACCATGCTTTAGCACATGTTGAGCGGCAATTTTACCAATTGAAGTTGTTTTACCGACGCCGGTTGGCCCCATAAAAGCAATACAACCGCTCAGCTCTGCACCACCAGAACGTACGGGAATATAATCGGCTAAATGCGCTAATAATCGGTTCCAATCGTCTTCTCGACCTTTCAGGTCAATATCATCCATTAAACGCGATGCGACTAAATCAGATAAACCAAGCGCTTTCAGTTGTTCACGCGCCTTGCCTTCCAACTGACCACGCTTAGATTGATGGTCTGAGCCTTCATTCTGGCGTTGTTCCAACATAGCACGAACTTGTTGTAACTCTCGTTCCATGTCACGAAGCTGTTGAGCACTTTCGGTATTTCGAATTGAGAGAGCTTCTTCCACTTCCGCTTTTTCAACGTCCTCTGCGGCAGGCATTTCAATTGGCGAAACAGCTTCATATCGATAAGACGGCTTAGGCGATACCATGTCAGAAGAAGGTTTGTTTGACTGGACGTGTTGCGAGGAAGTACCCCTTTGCTGTTTAGCACGTTCAATTCGTTCTAAATAATCTGCACTTGGGTCTTGCGTAAAATCTTGTCTTGCTGCTGGAGTAGATTCTTGACGACCAAATTGAGAGCGAGGAGAAGCAGACCCTTTTGACATGGAAGATGGCATAGAGCCATCGTAGTCAAGGGCCGCAACAATTTCTATCTCACCTGTCGGCAAACGCTGATTTGATAATATCACAGCGTCTGGACCTACAGCATCTCGAACTTTCCGTATCGCTTGACGCATGTCAGGTGCACGAAAACGCCTAATTTGCATGAATAACCTAATCCTTCCAGCTTATTTCTCTTACAAATCCATAGCTTACCCGAAAGAACAGAATAAATATAGCCACAATATTTACCATCAATAGGCAAACTTTATTGGCCTATTACACCCACCACTGTTATGCGCTTGTGATCCGGTACTTCCTGATAGGAAAGCACTGCCATATTAACCATGCCATAACGCATAAATCGCGCAAGCATTGGGCGAATAGGCGCTGATACTATGAGGATTGGCGTATTCCCCATAGCCTCTTGCTGTTCTGCAGATTGCCGCAAAGAAGTTTGCAATTGTTCCGCCATTTGCGGCTCGAGAATCAGCGCTTCTTCGTTTTTGATGCCAGACTGTTGACTTTGCTGTACTGTCTGCATCAGCATCTTTTCCAATTGAGGCTCTAACGTCAGCACAGGAATCTCTTCCACGCCATCTGCCAATGTTTGAATAATCAATCGTGATAATGCCGTTCTTACTGCCGCAGTTAATATCATAGGATCTTGTGTTTTTGGCTGCACTCCCATGATAGCTTCAGCAATGGTACGCATATCCCGTAATGGCACCCCTTCAATTAGCAAATTCTGCAACACTTTAAGTAGTACGCTCAAAGGCACTGTGTTCGGCACTAACTCTTCTGCGAGTTTAGGGTTGTATTGCTTCAACAAGCTAAGCAATTGCTGAACTTCATCATGGCCTATCAGTTCGTAGGCATGCTTATGCATAATCTGATTCACATGAGTTGCCACTACAGTACTGACATCCACTACGGTATAACCGAATGTTTGCGCCTGATCACGCTTTTTCGGATCAATCCAAACCGCGTCCAATCCAAATGAAGGATCCTTACCCGGCACCCCTTCAATGGTTCCAAATACCTGCCCTGGGTCGATCGCCAAGTCCTTATCCGGGTGTACTTCGGCCTCAGCCAAACTCACTCCCATCAAAGTC
The window above is part of the Marinomonas sp. THO17 genome. Proteins encoded here:
- the flhF gene encoding flagellar biosynthesis protein FlhF, yielding MQIRRFRAPDMRQAIRKVRDAVGPDAVILSNQRLPTGEIEIVAALDYDGSMPSSMSKGSASPRSQFGRQESTPAARQDFTQDPSADYLERIERAKQQRGTSSQHVQSNKPSSDMVSPKPSYRYEAVSPIEMPAAEDVEKAEVEEALSIRNTESAQQLRDMERELQQVRAMLEQRQNEGSDHQSKRGQLEGKAREQLKALGLSDLVASRLMDDIDLKGREDDWNRLLAHLADYIPVRSGGAELSGCIAFMGPTGVGKTTSIGKIAAQHVLKHGPEGVVLITTDTYRIAAHEQLRTFGRILNVPVEVVNEYSDLNEVLAKYAHYSLVLVDTAGMNPRDSNLERQLLMMKRARASLKKLLVLPCTSQRQVLKTVVDVYSQVQLDGCVLSKLDESASLGEAISVVIEEGLPVVYLADGQRIPDDIEPARAHNLISRAVYTAEHYNHLFGSLKYGS
- a CDS encoding RNA polymerase sigma factor FliA — its product is MQTKSGYDTYTKKATLSIDAIVEQYGYLVKKIAYHLLARLPDSVDIDDLTQAGMMGLIEAYKRFESTKGASFETYAGIRIRGSIMDEVRKSDWAPRSVRRNGRAVTNAIKELEAKLGRDVSDMEVAAHMGIGMDEYHDMLHSSMSTQLFSYEEMLDSDANNFDGAESESENAPYALVEESGFQGQLAAEIENLPEREKLVLSLYYNDELNLKEIGAVLGVSESRVSQIHSQAAMRLRARLSDWRD